The nucleotide sequence CTGACACGCGCCTCAGCCCAGGGCACGCTGGTGGTCTCGGCGGACGTGCACGACGGACGGGAGTGGCTTCCGGGCACGCTCCCCCAGGCCGTGGGGGTGCGGGTGGCCCCCGCCCTGCCCCAGGGCTCCGTGTGTCTCCACACGCTCGCGGACGGCGGTGTGCGCGCCGAGGCGGTGGGGCTGCCCCGCCCCATCCCGGGCGTCCCGGCCGCGCTCAACCTGCACGGGATCAGCTTCGCGGTGGCGACCACCACCGGTGCGCTGGCGCGCGTCCTGGAGGGTACCGGCCGGCCTTCGGGGTTCGCGGGCCTGCGCCAGGCATTCCGCCCCGCTTCCCTCGAGGCCCCCGCCCGGACCGAGGGCCTCGCGGCCCGGAGCGGGAGGGAGTCCCCGTCCGGCGCGCCGCACCCGTGTGACGGGAGCCCCTGATGGGCGCCGGCGCGCCGTCGGCGGCCCACGGCAGCGACCGGGGCGCGTTCCCGGATCTCATCGTGATCGGGGCGGCCAAGTGCGGGACCACCAGCCTGCACCATCAACTCGATCTGCATCCCCAGATCGCCATGACGCGCGAGAAGGAGCTGCACTTCTTCACGGGCGGGCGGCGGTGGGAGCGGGGGCTCGACTGGTATCGGGCACAGTTCGACCCGCGCGCGCCCGTGCGGGGTGAGGCGTCCGTGACCTACACCGCGTTCCCCAAGCACCGCGGTGTGCCTCAGCGCATGCACGACATCGTCCCGGACGTGCGATTGCTCTACATCGTTCGTGACCCCATCGCGCGGATCGTGTCGGACTACGTGCACCGCTTCTCCGACGGGCTGGAGCACCGCCCCCTGCGGGATGCGCTGGAGGTCCTGGAGGGGAACGACCTGGTGGAGCGCAGCCGGTACCACCTGCAGCTCGAGCAGTATCTCGCGGTCTATCCGCAAGACCGGCTTCGCGTCGTGTCCCTGGAGCGGCTGCGCGCCGATCCAGCAGGTGTGCTGCAGGGGATCTACCGTTTCCTGGAGGTCGATTCCGCGTTCGCGTCCCCCCGACTCCACGACGTCTGGAATCCCACGGCGGTGAAGCGCCGGAAGGGGCCGGTCGCGCGCGCCCTCTACCGGCTGTCCCGGACCGCGCCGGCGCGCATCCTCTCTCCGGAGATGCGCCGCCGGATCGGGCTGGTGCTGTATCGGCCGTTCTCGCGCCCCATCCAGCGGCCCTCCCTCGACGACATCACCCGCGCACGCCTGGTCGACTTCCTGGCGCCGGACGCGGCGCGCCTGCGCGCACTCACGGGCGAGGCGTTCGCCGAGTGGAGCGTGTGACCTGGGCTCACGCCCGGAGGGCGACGGCAGGATCCACGCGCATCGCCCTCCGGACCGGAAGCGCGATGGCGAGCGCACCCATCCCCAGGACCAGGACGGCCACCACCCCGTAGGTGAACGGATCGATGGGGGCGACGCCCACGAGGAACGGTCTCGCCCTCGGGGTCAGCAGGACGGCCCCGAGCAGTCCGGCCCCGGCCCCGATCGACACGACCCGGAGCCCCCTCGTCAGCACGGCCCGGCCGACGCCGGCCTTGCTCCCGCCCAGTGCCAGGCGGATGCCGATCTCGCGCGTCTCCTGCGCGACCGTGTACGCGACCAGGCCGTGGATGCCGAGCACGGCCAGCACCAGACCGAGCACGCCCAGCACCCCGATCAGACCGCTGGCCAGGCGCTGCGGGAGCAGCGCTTCGTTGGCGATCTCGCGCAGTGTACGCGCCTGATCCACCCGGAGCTGGGCATCGGCCGCGCTCACGGCGTCGGCCAACGCGCGCTTCCCGTCGGCGATGGGACCCGCGACGCGTATCACGAGGACAGCGGATGCGCGATACGTCTCCTCCATCGGTCGGTACAGGGTGGGCACGGGGGTGTCGTCCTGGACCAGCAGCCGTGCATCGGCGCTGACCCCGACGACCTCCCGGGAACGTCCGTCCAGGACGACCTGACGTCCCAGCGGATCCTCCCCGGGCCAGAAGCGGTCCGCGAAGGCGCGATTCACGACCACCGCGGCGGAGGTCACGTGGTCCGCGTCGCTCAACCTCCGCCCCGCGACGAGCGGGAGCCCCACGACGTCGAACCATCCCGGCCCGACCGGCATGTCCTCGACGGCGAACCCCTCCAGTCCGTCGGGAGGCACCTGCCCCGGGATCCCCACGGCAACGGGTGACCGGGCGGCGCCCAACGGAGCACGGCCGGCCCAGGTCACCGCGGCGATGGTCGGAGCGCCGGTCAGCTGGCGCGCGAGCGCGTCACGCCAGGCCGGGCCGCTCTGCGCATCATAGCGCTCGCCCGGCAAGGCCAGGCGACCCACGACCACGTCGTCGGCCGCGAGCCCCAGGTCCGCGCGCAGGCCGTGCCGTACCGACCGGGTGAAGAGCCCGGCGCCGACCAGGAGGGAGGTGGCCAGCGCCACCTGGACCACCACGAACGCCCAGCGCGCACGCTTGGGGCCGACGCCTCCACCCCCGCCCCGGCCCAACAACGAGGCGGGCGCCCGGCCGGTCCCGTACAGCGCCGGCGCCGCCGTGGCCACCAGGGAGGTCAGCAGGCCGAGCGCGATGGTGAACGCCAACACGGGCAGATCCACCGGAAGGTCCACACCGAGGCGGAACCCGGCCAGGAAGCGCTCCAGGCGCTCCGTGAGCCAGACGGACAGCCCGAACGCGAGGAGCGAACCGGCTCCGAAGAGGAGCAGCCCTTCGCGCACGGCGTCCCAGACCAGGCGGCCGCGACTGGCGCCCAGCGAGGAGCGCACGGCGATCTCCTGGCGGCGGGTGACGGCCCGCGCGAGCAGGAGTCCGCCGATGTTGGCGCAAGCGATCAGGAGGACCAGGGCCGCAACCGCGCCGAACACCGCCAGGATGCCGAAGACGCCGGAGCGCAACGAATGATCGATGCCGGTCGTCGGGGTCACCTCGACCCGGAGTCCGGCGTTGGTCTCCGGATAGCGTCGGTCCAGGTCCACCGCGACCCGGGTCAGGGACGCCTGGATCTGCGCGACGGTGGCCTCGGGCCGACGGCGACCGATCAGCTCCAGCGGCTTGTCCGCCCGCGAGGTGGGATCGCTCCCCGGACGGAAGACGTCGATCATGGAGAGCGGCACCCAGGCATCCACCGGAAAGCCGATGAAGTGGCCGGAGAAGCCTTGTGGCGCGACGCCCACGACCGTGAACGCCCGTCCCTCCAACGTGACGCTGCGTCCGACGACGCCCGGATCTCCGCCGAAGGCGCGCTCCCACGTGGCGTGACTCAGGATCGCCGACGGGTCCGCTCCGAATCCGGCGGTGGGATCGAAACGCACCGTCCCCAGATGTGCCCGCACGCCGAGCAACGCGAAGTAGTCCGCCGAGGTGAGCTGGACCGTGACGGGTGGAGCCAGAGGATCGGTTCCGAGCGGCGCACGGACCGCCGTGTAGGCCGCCAGACCGGTGAGCGCGGGGGCACCGTCGGCGAGGTCGCGCCAGTCGGCAAAGGAGAAGCCCGTGAAGCTGTTGCCGCCGGGAACCACGGCGAGGACGTCGACCATCTCGTCCGGTGCCTCGATCGGCAGCGGACGCAGCACCAGGACGCTCAAGGCCGAGAAGATGGCGGTGTTGGCACCGATCCCCAGACCGGCGACGAGGACGACGACTGCGCTGAACCACGGCGTGCGGGCCAGGGCCC is from Gemmatimonadota bacterium and encodes:
- a CDS encoding S8 family serine peptidase — encoded protein: MSAERTFAVPPDAAWLSGRTGRGVRVVVVDSGVNPWHPHVRAVAGGVDVRADGTLGEDWIDRLGHGTAVCAAIKQHAPDAELWVARVFEDRLATRIDVLVRALEWAMAQEPHLVNLSLGTATAAHRSAFEPVLTRASAQGTLVVSADVHDGREWLPGTLPQAVGVRVAPALPQGSVCLHTLADGGVRAEAVGLPRPIPGVPAALNLHGISFAVATTTGALARVLEGTGRPSGFAGLRQAFRPASLEAPARTEGLAARSGRESPSGAPHPCDGSP
- a CDS encoding sulfotransferase domain-containing protein gives rise to the protein MGAGAPSAAHGSDRGAFPDLIVIGAAKCGTTSLHHQLDLHPQIAMTREKELHFFTGGRRWERGLDWYRAQFDPRAPVRGEASVTYTAFPKHRGVPQRMHDIVPDVRLLYIVRDPIARIVSDYVHRFSDGLEHRPLRDALEVLEGNDLVERSRYHLQLEQYLAVYPQDRLRVVSLERLRADPAGVLQGIYRFLEVDSAFASPRLHDVWNPTAVKRRKGPVARALYRLSRTAPARILSPEMRRRIGLVLYRPFSRPIQRPSLDDITRARLVDFLAPDAARLRALTGEAFAEWSV
- a CDS encoding ADOP family duplicated permease, with amino-acid sequence MRGVVEGVRRRVQEIRWTGRALARTPWFSAVVVLVAGLGIGANTAIFSALSVLVLRPLPIEAPDEMVDVLAVVPGGNSFTGFSFADWRDLADGAPALTGLAAYTAVRAPLGTDPLAPPVTVQLTSADYFALLGVRAHLGTVRFDPTAGFGADPSAILSHATWERAFGGDPGVVGRSVTLEGRAFTVVGVAPQGFSGHFIGFPVDAWVPLSMIDVFRPGSDPTSRADKPLELIGRRRPEATVAQIQASLTRVAVDLDRRYPETNAGLRVEVTPTTGIDHSLRSGVFGILAVFGAVAALVLLIACANIGGLLLARAVTRRQEIAVRSSLGASRGRLVWDAVREGLLLFGAGSLLAFGLSVWLTERLERFLAGFRLGVDLPVDLPVLAFTIALGLLTSLVATAAPALYGTGRAPASLLGRGGGGGVGPKRARWAFVVVQVALATSLLVGAGLFTRSVRHGLRADLGLAADDVVVGRLALPGERYDAQSGPAWRDALARQLTGAPTIAAVTWAGRAPLGAARSPVAVGIPGQVPPDGLEGFAVEDMPVGPGWFDVVGLPLVAGRRLSDADHVTSAAVVVNRAFADRFWPGEDPLGRQVVLDGRSREVVGVSADARLLVQDDTPVPTLYRPMEETYRASAVLVIRVAGPIADGKRALADAVSAADAQLRVDQARTLREIANEALLPQRLASGLIGVLGVLGLVLAVLGIHGLVAYTVAQETREIGIRLALGGSKAGVGRAVLTRGLRVVSIGAGAGLLGAVLLTPRARPFLVGVAPIDPFTYGVVAVLVLGMGALAIALPVRRAMRVDPAVALRA